From the Xyrauchen texanus isolate HMW12.3.18 chromosome 37, RBS_HiC_50CHRs, whole genome shotgun sequence genome, one window contains:
- the LOC127630749 gene encoding mitogen-activated protein kinase 4-like translates to MAWQNTSPFRYGFDLGRHYQDLHPLGTGASGLVLSAVDRRSGLRVAVKKLVMRDAVSVKHALREVKITRHLQHENVVRVYDVLGPSGLPLPRDLTHVPAIYIVQECMETDLARLLEQGPLPGEHATLLFYQLLRGLKFIHSANVLHRDLKPANIFLNTEQLLLKIGDFGLARIVDPHYSHKGYLSEGMVTKWYRSPRLLLSPNNYTKAIDMWAAGCILAEMLTGRMLFAGAHELEQMQLILDTVPVIREEDRQELLRVMPSFVIQGWEVRRSLRDLLPEVEEKGIDVLECILTFNPMDRLTAEAALSHPYLQRYSCPQDEPVSLQPFRIEDELEDSLATEHAHALSSHWDRFNGSLSSDVYWQQQEQCGCMQSVSELGEVEEDEVQRDPRASGSVSLIEEAQVDPRKYSHSSSAERFLEQSSLDRVCGHLTELDCCRSCDYKVGSPSYLDKIAWREGKPQHYSEPKLILDLSHWRHNSRSAPRRGSMEKLVPEPGDLFKEISRWVESTQSGLHSPGSPHEPLTSPCSPPHPLSPTMLPHPHMQIQAPLLMSTPVHLHEDIRRSPTPFLSSPPSLLPSSPSSPHHSLSEYPSSSVCCEIDVEPSQMSPSREEHFDLDVFIAQALTFCSQSEVLGENSNAPKQSNKSCVHNVSDNSASKTQTPTPEMVKAQGCIKEHWF, encoded by the exons ATGGCCTGGCAGAACACATCCCCGTTCAGATATGGCTTTGACCTTGGGAGACATTACCAGGATCTGCATCCGCTGGGCACGGGAGCATCCGGCCTTGTCCTCTCTGCGGTGGACAGGCGCAGTGGCCTGCGTGTGGCGGTGAAGAAGCTGGTAATGCGAGATGCTGTGAGTGTAAAACATGCTCTGAGAGAGGTGAAGATCACCCGCCACCTTCAGCATGAGAATGTGGTCAGGGTGTATGATGTGTTGGGGCCGTCAGGTCTCCCCTTACCTCGTGACCTCACCCATGTGCCAGCAATATACATTGTGCAAGAGTGTATGGAAACAGATTTGGCACGGTTACTAGAGCAAGGGCCGCTGCCAGGTGAACATGCCACCCTGCTCTTTTATCAGCTTCTTCGTGGGCTCAAGTTCATCCACTCGGCCAACGTGCTGCACCGTGATCTGAAGCCAGCGAACATCTTCCTCAACACAGAGCAACTGCTGCTGAAGATCGGAGACTTTGGCCTAGCTCGCATTGTCGACCCACATTACTCACACAAG GGATACCTATCAGAGGGAATGGTAACGAAATGGTATCGTTCTCCACGACTGCTGCTCTCACCTAATAACTACACAAAAGCAATTGACATGTGGGCTGCAGGCTGTATTCTGGCTGAGATGCTCACAGGACGCATGCTGTTTGCAG GTGCTCATGAGCTGGAGCAGATGCAGCTGATTTTGGACACTGTGCCTGTGATTAGGGAGGAAGACAGGCAAGAACTGCTACGGGTCATGCCTTCTTTTGTCATCCAAGGCTGGGAGGTCAGAAGGTCACTCAGAGACCTGCTGCCAGAGGTGGAGGAGAAAG GCATTGATGTCCTGGAGTGTATCCTCACATTTAATCCTATGGACCGGCTGACGGCAGAAGCAGCTCTGTCTCATCCATACCTGCAGAGATACTCGTGTCCTCAGGACGAGCCAGTCTCTCTGCAGCCGTTCCGCATAGAGGACGAGCTAGAGGACAGTTTGGCCACGGAGCACGCTCATGCACTCAGCTCCCACTGGGACAG GTTTAATGGGAGTCTATCATCAGATGTGTATTGGCAGCAGCAGGAGCAGTGTGGGTGCATGCAGAGCGTCTCGGAGCTTGGAGAGGTTGAAGAGGATGAAGTTCAAAGAGATCCACGAGCAAGTGGCTCTGTGTCCCTCATCGAGGAGGCCCAGGTAGATCCTCGCAAATACTCCCACAGCAGCTCTGCCGAGCGTTTCCTGGAGCAGTCCTCTCTGGACCGGGTCTGTGGTCACTTAACGGAGCTAGACTGCTGTCGTTCCTGCGATTACAAGGTGGGCTCTCCCTCCTACTTGGATAAGATTGCATGGCGGGAGGGGAAGCCACAGCACTACTCTGAACCAAAGCTAATACTGGACCTTTCTCACTGGAGACATAACAGCAGGTCGGCTCCAAGAAGGGGCAGTATGGAAAAGCTTGTTCCCGAGCCTGGAGATTTATTCAAGGAGATCTCCCGTTGGGTGGAGAGCACACAGTCAGGGCTCCACTCTCCTGGTTCTCCTCATGAACCTCTCACCTCACCATGTTCTCCTCCTCATCCCCTCTCCCCTACAATGCTGCCTCATCCTCACATGCAAATCCAAGCACCTTTACTAATGTCCACTCCTGTCCATCTACATGAAGACATTAGAAGAAGTCCTACCCCTTTCTTGTCCTCTCCTCCTTCTCTTTTGCCCTCATCCCCTTCGTCTCCTCATCACAGTTTATCTGAATATCCATCTTCCTCTGTTTGTTGTGAAATTGACGTGGAGCCTTCACAGATGAGCCCCTCAAGAGAGGAACATTTTGACCTGGATGTGTTCATCGCTCAAGCTCTTACATTTTGTAGTCAGAGTGAGGTACTAGGGGAGAACTCTAATGCTCCCAAACAGAGCAATAAAAGCTGTGTTCATAATGTCTCGGACAACAGTGCTTCCAAAACACAAACTCCAACCCCTGAGATGGTTAAAGCTCAAGGGTGTATTAAAGAGCACTGGTTTTGA
- the LOC127630755 gene encoding tetraspanin-36-like produces MDCGIITSKTVLLLLSLIFWAAGVALAYVGSYVIKSYNNFEDFVADRYTLIPAAIIIGVAVVMFVIGTVGCCATLKESKVGLGFFLFIIMVIFAAEVTAFVFSFIYRGRIKGDLEKSMSEVFQKYDGVNTESHAVDYLQSQLQCCGVQNLTDWTASTWYGTHNNSVPHSCCKANTTQCSGLLNQPELLNTQGCESKLEQMLQDVLSYAMLVILGFAIIKLFGMISICVITCRSKRHDYQPLYA; encoded by the exons ATGGATTGTGGAATCATAACATCGAAAACCGTCCTTTTGCTTCTCAGTCTAATATTTTGG GCTGCTGGAGTGGCCCTTGCCTATGTTGGTTCTTATGTGATCAAAAGCTACAATAACTTTGAAGACTTTGTGGCCGATAGGTACACCCTCATCCCTGCAGCCATTATAATTGGAGTGGCTGTGGTTATGTTTGTCATCGGGACTGTTGGCTGCTGTGCAACTCTAAAGGAGTCCAAAGTTGGGTTAGGCTTT TTCCTTTTCATCATCATGGTAATCTTCGCTGCTGAGGTGACTGCCTTCGTGTTTAGTTTCATCTACAGGGGCAGA ATAAAGGGTGACTTGGAAAAGTCAATGAGTGAGGTCTTCCAGAAGTATGATGGTGTCAACACTGAATCCCATGCAGTGGATTACTTGCAATCTCAG CTGCAGTGCTGTGGGGTGCAGAACTTAACAGACTGGACAGCCTCAACATGGTATGGCACACATAACAACTCTGTTCCACACTCCTGCTGTAAAGCCAACACAACACAATGCAGTGGGCTACTCAACCAACCGGAACTTCTAAACACACAG GGATGTGAATCTAAACTAGAGCAGATGCTGCAGGATGTGCTTAGTTATGCAATGTTGGTCATCTTGGGATTTGCCATCATCAAG ttgTTTGGGATGATCAGTATCTGTGTCATCACCTGCAGAAGCAAAAGGCATGATTACCAGCCTCTGTATGCATGA
- the LOC127630756 gene encoding histone H1.5-like encodes MSTGITSVPSSATKSPKRRSKAKKSGPTVSELILKFLSASKQRGGVSLVALKKALAASGYDVARNNFRIKLTVKRLLAKGGLTQTKGTGASGSFKISTKAVTKPKKPKAKKTKRKNAGTKKTPKKRRRNVKSPEQASETAVKKTKRPKRAKRRAAKITKAKTAKK; translated from the coding sequence ATGTCCACTGGCATCACCTCAGTACCATCTTCTGCAACTAAATCGCCAAAGAGAAGGTCCAAGGCTAAGAAGTCAGGACCCACCGTCTCTGAATTGATCCTCAAGTTTTTGTCAGCCTCAAAGCAGCGCGGTGGTGTCTCTCTGGTTGCTTTGAAGAAAGCACTTGCTGCCAGTGGTTATGATGTTGCAAGAAACAACTTTCGCATCAAACTGACAGTGAAGAGGCTGTTGGCCAAAGGTGGCCTGACTCAGACCAAAGGCACTGGCGCATCTGGATCCTTTAAGATCAGCACGAAAGCTGTTACGAAACCAAAGAAGCCAAAGGcgaaaaagacaaagagaaagaatGCTGGAACCAAGAAAACTCCAAAGAAGAGAAGGAGAAATGTAAAGAGTCCTGAACAAGCCAGCGAGACTGCGGTCAAGAAGACCAAAAGACCAAAGAGAGCCAAACGAAGAGCTGCCAAAATAACCAAAGCGAAAACTGCGAAGAAATAA